CTCCAGCTCCGCCTCGTCGCGGGGGTAGACGGTGATGAACTTGCCGCTGGCGGCGCGGCTGGCGTACTTGGAGTTGCGCATCAGCAGGGTGCGGGGGCCGCGGAGGAACTTGAAGGAGAGTCCACGGGGGACGCAGTACGCCCAGACGGCGTCCAGCACCCGCTCGGCGTTCGCCAGGCCCGCCGACACGTGGATCTTCCAGCCCTGCTGCGGCAGCGAGCCGCCGTCCGGCGCGTGGATCAGCCAGTCGTCGAGCGGCTCGCGCCGCCAGCCGGCCGGGACGGGCCGCTCGGCGGCCGGGAAGACCGGCTGGGCGACCGCGCTGCCGAGCGAGTCGTAGAACAGCCGATCCGCGGCGCAGTAGCTGTCGTAGCGCTCGTCCACCGTGACGACTCCCTTCGCGAACTCGACCGGCCGTTTTCCCCGGTGACACGTCGAGTCTCGTCGGCAGGACGGTCCCGGCTCCAGTGCGTTCGGTCATGACGGTCGATGCGAGGTGCACCGCCGGGCATGACAAAAGTCAGCGGCGGCCCGTGCGACCGGGGGCCCTGCCGCGGGCGGGACGGGGACGGGGCGATGGGCCGAACGTGCCTGTCCCACGCCTTTTACGGCATATGAGCACTCTGTGGGGTTTTGGGTTCCTATGCTCCAGAGGTCAGCCAGTACGCGACCCAGGAACCCGCCTGGCGCGCTGTGCGCCGCGCCGCCCGTACGCCACCGGTCCCACCGGCCCGGCGTGCCCGCGCGCGGCCCTGGGCCTCGACGGCCGGAACCCACGGAGATGCGTGAGACACGATGATGGACGCGGAAACCATGGTGCTGCCCCGGCTCGGGGTGGCCGAGCTGCGCGTCGAGGATCCCTGGGGAGAGGACCACGGTGCCGTCCCGGCCCGTCCGGTGGCGGACTCCCGATGGTGGCGTCCCGCGCCGTGGCTGCTGCCGGCGCTGCTGATGGGCGCGCTCGGTCTCCTCGGGGCGGGCCGACCGGGCCTGCGGGCGGAGGAACTCACGACCTGGGAACGGGCCGCCTCGTCCTGGCCGGACGCCTGGTCGGCGCTGCGCGGTGAGGACGTCACCGTCGCGCCGTACCACCTCCTGGTGCGCGCGTGGGCGGCAGCCTTCGGCAGCTCCGACCTCGCCCTGCGCGGACCCTCCATCCTGGCGATGACCGTCGCGGCGGCGCTGGTGGGGGCGCTGGCGGCCCGGATGTTCACGCCGCGCACGGGGGTCGTCGCCGGTCTCCTCTTCGCCCTGCTGCCGACCTCCACCCGGTACGCCCAGGAGGCCCAGCCGTACGCGGTGACCCTGCTGCTCGCCGTGCTCGCCACGTCGCTCCTGGTGCCGGCCGTCGAACGACCGGGGTTCCGCCGCTTCGCCGCCTACGGCGCTGCCGTGGCGGTGCTGGGGCTGGGCAACGTCGTCGTCGGAGCGCTCCTGCTCGCCGCACACGGGTGGATCGTCTGCGCCTTCCGCCGCCGGGTGGCGGTCCGCTGGCTGATCGCCGCCTCCGTCGGCGCGCTGCCCGCCGCCGCCCTGGTCCGGTTCGCCAGCCAGCACGGCGCGCCGATCGCCCTGGCGGCGCGACCGAGCCTGGCGGCGCTGGCCGCGACCCCCGGCGAGCTGTTCGGCGTCGCCGCCCTGGGGGGCGTGCTGCTCGCCCTGGCCCTGTTCAGCCTTCCGCTGCGCCGCACCGCCGCCCTGCACACCGCCGGGGCGCTGGTGCCGCCGCTCGTCCTGCTGCTCGTCGCCCAGGTCGCGCCGGTCTGGCGGCCGCAGTGGCTGCTCGTCACCCTCCCGGCCTGGGCGACACTCGGCGCGGTCGCCCTGGCCCGGACCCGCGTGCCCTGGTCCGCCGGGGTGCTGGCGGCGGTCGCCCTGATCGGCGCGCCGGTGCAGGTCGCCGTGCGGGAACCCGACGGCCATCAGCAGGCCACCCGGCAGCTCGCCGAGATCATCGGGGAGCGGCTGCGGCCCGGCGACGGCGTGGTCTACGCCTCGACCAGCGTACCGGGCGGCCGGACCGCCCTCGCCCGCTACCTGCCCGCCGACCACCGGCCGGTGGACGTCCTGGCGAACGGCGCACCGACCGGTGACCGGCACCGCGCCACCCCCGGCTGCACCGACGCCGCCCGCTGCCTGTGGGGCGTCCGGCGGCTCTGGGTGATCGGCCCCGGCACGCGGCCGGACCCGGTGGACGCCGTCGGCGGCTCGGCGGAGCGGCTGCTGCGGACCCGCTACGAGGTGTCCCAGGTGTGGCGGCCCACCGGGTTCACGCTGGCCCTGCTGGTCGACGAGCGCACCGACCTGTGACCCGTCCACCGGTTCCCATTCACCCCCGTCTCGCGGTTTCGCACCTGTCCGGATCAGCCACAGCCTTGGGAGGCACCGTGGGCATCGTCGCCGACACCCGCCCGTCCCGGCCCGCCACGCAGGAGACGTCCGGCGGTGGGCCCACGGCGCTCACCTCGGCCCCGCCCTCGTCCGGTCCGCAACCCGACCGCCGGCAGCGCAACATCAGGGCCCGCCTCGCGTACGCCAAGTGCGGCGCGACCGCCGGGCCGCTGGTCGCGCCCCGGCACCCGCGGGCGCCGGTGGAGTTCCGCCACGTGCTCTCGCCCGCCGCGCGGCTCATGCTGACGCTGCTCGTCCTCGTCAACAGCGCCGCCGGCCTGCTGCTCATCGGGTGGCTGCTGCTGCCCGCGCACGTCCCCGGAGCGGGCGTGGTCGGGTTCGGCGGCTGGCAGACGACGGCGGCCCGGATCGGCTTCTGCGTGGTCGTCGGCGTCGAGCTGATCCGGCTCGCGCAGAACGTCGTGGTCTGGGTGTTCGCCTTCCACGCCCGGGACCCGGTCCCGGTCGACCCCCCGGTCGGCCTGCGGGTGGCCCTGCTCACCACCATCGTGCCCAGCAAGGAGCCGCTCGACGTGGCCGAGCGGACCCTGCGACGGATGACCCAGATCGTCTACTGCGGCCGAGTCGACGTCTGGATCCTCGACGAGGGCGACGACCCGGCGGTGCGGGCGATGGCCGCGCGGCTCGGGGTACGGCACTTCAGCCGCAAGGGCCGGCCGGAGTACAACCAGCCGAGCGGCGAGTTCCGGGCCCGGACGAAGTCGGGCAACCACAACGCCTGGCGGGCCGAACACGAGCACCACTACGACGTGGTCGCCAACGTCGACCCGGACCACGTGCCGCTGCCGAACTTCCTCGAACGGACGCTCGGCTACTTCCGCGACCCCGACGTGGCCTTCGTGGTCACGCCGCAGGTCTACGGCAACATGCACCAGAACGTGGTCGCCCACGGCGCGTCGGTGCAGCAGTACCTCTACAACGGGCTGATCGCGCGCGGCGGGAACGGCCTGGACGCGCCGCTGCTCACCGGCACCGGCCACCTCTACCGGCCGACCGCGTGGCGGACCATCGGCGGCTACCAGGACTCGATCATCGAGGACCACCTGACCAGCATCCGCATCCACGCCGCCGCCAACCCCGAGACGGGCAACCAGTGGAAGGGCGTCTACACCCCCGACGTGGTGGCCATCGGGGAGGGCCCGACCTCCTGGGCGGACTATTTCAACCAGCAGAAGCGCTGGGCGGCCGGCATCTGCGAGATCCTGGTCCGCCCCGACCTGCGCGCGCCCCGCGAACTGCGCTCGCGGCGGCGCTGGCACTACCGGCTGCTCCAGTTCTACTACCCGAGCGTGGCGGTGAGCCTCCTGCTGGGGAACCTCGCCACCGCTCTGTACCTGCTCACCGGTGTGAGCTCGGCCCAACTCGACGTCACCGTCTGGGGGGTGCTCTGGGGATCGAGCATCGGCGCCTGGTTCCTGCTCTGGCTTTGGCTGCGCCGGTTCAACATCGCGCCGCACGAGCGGGAGGAGATCGGGCTGGTCGGCATGGCGCTGGCCCTCTTCGCCGGTCCCATCTATGTCGCCGCCGGGGTCGGCGCGCTGCTGCGGCGCAAGCTCGGCTTCGTGGTGACGGCCAAGGGGAAGCTGCGCACCACCGAGTCGCTCGGCACCTTCCGGCTGCACTTCTGCTGGGCGGCCTTCGCCGCCGCCCTGCTCGGCGCGAGTTTCCTGCTGCACACCGACTACACCCTGCTGCGGGCGTGGCCGCTGCTGACCCTGCTGACCGGTCTCGGCCCACCGCTGATCGCCCTCGCGTCCCGGTTGGCCGCCGGCCGCGAGGAGGAGGCCGACCCGGCGGAGGCCGCCGTACCCGTCGGAAGCGGCGCCCGGCAGACGCGGAGGTCGCTGGTGACCGCCGAGCGGGGTGTGCCGTGGCGAGGCTGACCGTCCCGCGGGTCAGCCTGGCGCTGATCGGCGCGCTGCTGCTCACGTACGCCTTCGCCATCGCGCCCCGGACGACGTCCTGGGGGCGGGGGCCGACCCCGACCGACCGGGCGGTGACGGCCGCGCCGAGTCCGACGCCCACCCCGCGCCGCGAGCTGTTCCCGCCGGCCGGAAAGGCGTTCGTCGGCGTGATGACCGAACAGGGCCCGTACGACTTCGCGGCGGTGGACTCCTTCACCGCAGCCGCGCGGCACCAGCCGCAGGTCATGCTCTTCAGCTCCGGGTGGGCGTCCGACACCTTCGACCGGGCGCTCTTCGACCGGATCCGGGATCGCGGCATGCTGCCCATGCTCGGGTGGGAACCCTGGGACTACCAGCTGGACCAGACGGCCCGGAAGAAGAAGATGGCGGCCCGCACCATCGACCGGTTGCGGGCCGACCAGCCCCGCTACCAGCTGGCCGACATCGCACGCGGCGACTTCGACGACTACCTGCTGTCCTGGGCCGAGGGGATCCGGTCACTCGGCTACCCGGTCGCCATCCGGTTCGCCCACGAGATGAACGGCGACTGGTACCCGTGGTGCGAGATGGTCAACGGCAACCAGCCGGGCGACTACGTCCGGGCCTGGCGGCACGTGCACAACCTGTTCCGGGACGTCGGCGCCGACAACGTCATCTGGGTGTGGAGCCCGAACGCCCGGTGGTCCGGCTCGAAGCAGAAGCTCGCCGACCTCTATCCGGGCGACGACTACGTCGACTGGGCGGGCGTCTCCGGCTACTACGGCACGGGGGTGTTCTCGGCGTACCGCTCCTTCGACGACATCTTCGACGAGACCCTCAAGGAGATCCGTACCTTCACCCACAAGCCGCTGGTCATCACCGAGACCGGTGCGTCGGACGGCAAGGGCCGCAAGGCCGAGTGGATCCGCGAGACGTTCCGGGCGCTGCCCCGCCACCGGGACATCATCGGGCTGATCTGGTTCGAGGTGGACAAGGAGCTGGACTGGCGGATCGTCAGCTCCCCGACGGTGGCGGACTCCTTCGCCCGGGGCGTCGCCGACCCGCGCTACCAGTTCCCCTGGTCACCGCAGATGGTGCCGCGCACCGAGCTGGACGACTGACGGCCGGCGAGAATCGGAGGATGTCCGTCCTGTCGAACCTGACCTGTCCGATCGTCGCCGCCCCGATGGCCGGCGGCCCGTCCACCCCGGCTCTCGCGGCCGCCGTCTCCGCCGCCGGTGGGCTGGGTTTCCTCGCCGCCGGGATGATCGACACCGACCGGCTGGTCGCCGACGTCGCCGAGGTCCGCGCGCGCACCGACCACCCCTTCGGGGTCAACGTCTTCCTCCCGCCCGCCGACGCCGTCGACGAGGCGGCCCTCGGGGCGTACGCCGACCGGCTCCGCCCGGAGGCCGACCGGCGCGGGGTGACCCTCGGCGAGCCGGCCGGCGGTGACGACGGATACCCGGGCAAGGTGGCCGCCCTGCTCGCGGACCCGGTCCCGGTGGTGTCCTTCGCGTTCGGGCTGCCGGACGCGGCGACGGTGGCGGCCCTCCGGGAGCGGGGCACCGAGGTCTGGGCGACGGTGACCCGGCCGGACGCCGCGCTGGCGGCGGCCCGGCTGGGCGTGGACGCCGTGGTGGTGCAGGGCACCGAGGCCGGCGGGCACCGCGGCGGCCTCCCGGACGACGACGACTACGCCCTGCTGCCGCTGCTGCGTCTGGTCGCTGCCGACTGTGACCGGCCGCTGGTCGCCGCCGGCGGTGTCGCCGACGGTCCGGGGCTGGCCGCCGTGCTGGCCGCGGGCGCCGCCGCCGCGCAGCTCGGCACGGCCTTCCTGCGCTGCCCGGAGGCGGGCACCACGCCGATGCACCGGGCGGCGGTCGCCGGCACCACGCCGACCGCGCTGACCCGGGCGTTCACCGGCAAGCGGGCCCGGGCTGTCGTCAACGACTTCCTGCGCCGGCACGAGCCGTCCGCGCCGGCCGGTTATCCGCAGGTGCTGCACCTGACCCGGCCGCTGCTGGCCGCCGCCCGGCGGGACGGGGACGTCACGACGGCCAACCTGTGGGCCGGCCAGGCGCATCCCCTGTCGTCGGAGCTGCCGGCGGCCGACCTGGTGGCCCGGTTGACCGCCGACGCCCGGTCCGCGTTGACGGCGGCGGCCGACAGGGCGGCCCACTGGGCGTGAGGACCCTGCGGCGACGACCCGCCCGTACCGCTCAGCCGCGGGCGAACAGCGCCAGCCGGACCCGGTTGGGGCTGTTGGTCTTGGCCATCAGGCTGGTGATGTGGGTCTTCACCGTGGTGACGCCGATGTGCAGCCGCTCGGCGATCTCCAGGTTGGACAGCCCCTCGGCGACCAGGTTCAGCACGTCCTGTTCGCGTACGGTCAGCCCCTGGACCGACCGCGGCGTCTCGGTACGCGCGTGCACCGCGCGCCGGACCAGGCGGCGCAGCACCTCCGGGCTGAACGGGCTGTCCCCGCCGGCGGCCCGGCGGACGCCGTCCAGCAGCTCCCCGGGGGGCGCGTCCTTGAGCAGGAAGCCGCAGGCGCCGGCGGTCAGCGCCGGATAGAGGTGGTCGTCGTCGCCGAACGTGGTCAGCACCAGCACCCGGGTGGCCGGCCGGTCGGCGAGGATCCGGCTCGTCGCGGTGATCCCGTCGACGCCGGGCATGCGCAGGTCCATGACGACGACGTCCGGGACGAGCCGCGCGGCGAGGGAGATCGCGTCGCGGCCGTTGTCGGCCTCACCGACGACCTCGAGGTCGGGCTGCGCGTCGCAGAGCATGCGCAGCCCCGCGCGGATCAGGTGCTGGTCGTCGACCAGCAGGACGCGGATCATGCCGGCTCCGTCGCGGGCGGCCCGGTCGTCGTCGCCCGGGGCGCGGGCGGGCCGACGGGGGAGCGGGGCGGCCCCGGCGGTGCGGGGGCGGTCGCCGGGGCCGGGAGGACGGTGTGGACCCGCCAGCCCGCACCGGCCGGCCCGGCCGCCAGGCGACCGCCGAGGACCTCGACGCGTTCGCGCATGCCGATGAGGCCGTGACCGCCACCGGACGGGGCCGCGGCCGGCATCCGGCCCCGACCGTCGTCGGAGACCTCCCAGTGGACGGCACCGTCCACCACGGACACCGACAGGCGGGCCAGCGCGGCGGGACCGGCATGCCGGGCCACGTTGGTCAGCGCCTCCTGGGTCAGGCGCAGCACCGCCAGACCCCGCACCGCGTCGAGCGAGCCGACCGCCGGGTCGACGTCGGCCTCCACCGTGACACCGGCCTGGCGGGCCCGGTCGACCGCCGTGTCGAGCGCGGCCGGCAGCGCCGCCGGCTCGATCGCGGTCAGCGCCGCGTCACCGCGTACCCCGTCGGGGTCGCGCAGCACCGCCACCAGTCGGCGCAGGTCCGCCAGGGCGGCGGTCCCCGTGCCGTGCACGTCGTCGAAGACCGCCTCCACCCGCGGGTCCAGGTCGGTGAGCACGTGCCGGGCCACGCCCACCCGCAGCACCATCGACGCCACGTGGTGGGCGACCACGTCGTGCAGCTCGCGGGCGATGGCGCTGCGTTCGTCGGCGCGCGCGGCGCGGTTCTCCGACTCGCGCCGGCGCTGCTCCTCGGCCGCGCGCTGCGCGGCCTGCCGACCGAGTTCCCGGGTGGTCCGGATGACCAGGCCGAGCAGCAGCGGCACGCCGACCGCCACGACCAGTCCGAAGACGCCGGAGAGGAAGCGCCGGACCGGATCGCCGATCGAGTCGGCCAGGTCGACCGCGGCCAGCAGCCCGGCGGCCAGCCAGATGGTCCGCCGCCGGTGCGCCCACATGGCCACCTCGAGCAGCGCCCAGCTCGCCCCCACCTGGTTGATCGTGGTGTCGTCGAGGACGCCGATCGCCAACGCCAGGAGCGCGGTCTGCGCCACCAGGTTGACCAGCGGCCGGCGGTGCAGCACCAGCGCGACGGTGAACGCGACCGCCGCCAGGAGCCACTGCGGGCCCGTCGGCGGGCGGCCGGCCTGGGTGCCGAAGACCAGGTAGCCGACGCCGCTGAGGTCGAGCAGCAGCAGCCGGGCGAGCGTGTCGCGCGCGTCGAACAGTCGTCCCAGCCACCCCACGGCGCTCAGCCTAGGCGCTGCGGCTCGGCGCCAGCAGTGGCCGCCGGCCTCGGCCATCTGGTCCGGACGGCGAGGTAGGCGGCCAGGCCGAGCGGGCCGAGGAGGATGGTCAGCAGCAGCACCGGGGCCGTCACCAGCGCCGGCACGCCCCGGTCCCGGCTGTCCAGCCACGCCCACCGGCCGACGAAGAGATCGAACGCGATCATGTGGGCCCAGGCGGCCGCCGTGCCGTCCGTGGTGCCCAGCAGCCGGCGGATGCCGTCCAGGCTCGGCGACGCCACCGCCGGCAGCACGTCGCCGATCGCCGGCAGGACGAGCATCGCGTAGATGACCAGGACCGGGAGCACGATGAGCGGCGAGGAGATGATCCGGGCGGTCCGGGACCAGTGCGGCAGCAGGATCATCAGCGCCCAGAACGGCGCGGCCACCGCGAACGTCAGCGTGAACAGCGCGCCGGTCATGCGGCGAGCGCCACGTCGAGGCCGCGGCGGCGCGTCAGGACCGAGCCGGCGGCGGTCGCGGTCGCGACCACCAGGGCCGCCGCGGCGGCCAGCGTGACCGCATCGGGCCGCAGCAGCGGCTGCCCGCGCAGTGCCTGCCAGGTCAACAGCAGCGTGAGTACGCCGTACGCCCCGCCCGCGACGACCAGCAGCCGCACCTGGGTGCGCTCGTCCAGCCGGGTGCCGAAGAACCGGCGCAGCAGGATCGCCATGATCGGCAGGGCCTGGAGGGCGTGCAGTCCCACGAAGTGCCCGATCCGCAGGTCGCCGCCGGTGGTGCTCCAGCCCAGCAGCGGCAGCCCCGGCCCGCCGTCCGGTACGCCCACGCTGTGCGCCCCGGCGATCCCCTCCACACCGGGGGCCTGGCCGGGCAGCACCATCGGCACCGCCACCAGCATGCCCAGCAGGGACAGGCCGAGCCCCAGCCCGACCGCGTACGCGGCGACCCGATCGGCGGGCGGTCGGGTCAGCAGCACGATCCCGATGATGCCGTGCGCCACGAAGAGCACCGCGATCGACGCGCCCATCGCCTGCCACAGCGCGGCGTTCAGCGGGGTCGTCTCGTTGTAGTGGCTGGTCGTCCCGCGTACCACTTGACCGACGATCACCACCATCTCGATCAGGGACGTCGCGACGATGACGGTGCCCGCCCACTCCGCGACCCGGCTCCGCCCCGGCAGCAGCGAGAGCATCCAGGCGAGGGTGATGCCGTAGAGCACGAACGACACGGAGAACTTGAACGGTTTGAGCCAGATCGGCGCGCCGGTGACGATTCGTGGGTCGATGAGGACGCCGACGGCGGCGACGACGGCGAGCACCGCCGTCGCCGAGACGAGAACCATCAGCGGGCGGTGCCACTGTGCGGGCCGGTGCGAGAGGCTGGTCATGCCTCAGATGCTCGTGATCCACCGCCCGGTCGGCGTCCGACCGGGGTCCCCGATTGCGGCCGGGGGTCGGAGCGCGGACTCCTACCGGGGGAGGAGGCGAGCGAATTGGGTCCGACCCGGTGGACCGCTCCCACCTACTGGCCCGTACCCCTCGGCGGCGGATTGATATACCGTCGGCAAGTGATGGTTGAGCAGCACTTGATGGTTGAGCAGCACTGGTGGAACGGCGACTCGACCCGGCGTGGGCGTCGGGACGTGTACATCCGCACCGATGGTCGGTGTTGGTCGGTCGAGGCGCAGATCGGCGGCGAGTCCGGCCGCTCCCGGGTGCAGGAGTGCCCGAGCCGGGCCTCGGCGGCCATTCTCGCCAGCGCCTGGCGTGGAAACCACCCGTCCTGGCGCGAACTGCCGAGCTGACACCAGGGCGGTCGGTCCCCTGATGAGCGGTGTGCCGCAGAGGCGTCTTCAGGTCTCTGCGGCATACCGTTCGGCGTCAGGACGGGGTGCCCGCCCGCCGACGCCGTGTGACCTGCGCCACACTCACCAGGCGCAGGGGGTGTAGTCCTTCAGGAAGCAGCCGTACAGGTCCTCGCCCTGCTCACCGCGGACGATCGGGTCGTACACCCGGGCCGCGCCGTCGACCAGGTCCAGCGGAGCGTGGAAGCCGGCGTCCGCCAGCCGCATCTTCGTCGGGTGCGGGCGCTCGTCGGTGATCCAGCCGGTGTCGACGCTGGTCATCAGGATGCCGTCGGTCAGCATCTCCTGGGCGCTGGTGCGGGTCAGCATGTTCAGCGCGGCCTTGGCCATGTTGGTGTGCGGGTGCCCCGGCCCCTTGTAACCGCGGCCGAACTGGCCCTCCATCGCCGAGACGTTGACCACGTACTTGCGGCGGGCGGGCGCCGCGGCCATCGCCGGCCGCAGCCGGCTCACCAGCACGAACGGTGCGGTCACGTTGCACAGCTGCACCTCGAGCAGCTCCAGCGGGTCGACCTCGTGCACCCGCTGCACCCAGCTGTTCACCGGGTCGAGGTCGGGCACCAGACCGCCGGCGTCGATGGCGGTGGCCGCCGCGATCCGCTCCGGTGAGGCCGAGCCGCTGGTCAGCGCCAGCGCGGTGAGCGCGTGCGGCGGGATCGCGGCGGCCAGCGGCGAGGCGGTCAGGCTGCCCGCCGGGTCGCCCGCGCCGGCCGGCTTGGCGAACGTCACCAGCTCCGGCAGCGGCCCGTCCGGCAGGGCCGCCGTCTCCGCGGCGACGAGCTGGGCGTACGCCCCGGGCGTGCGCCGGACGGTCTGCGCCGCGTTGTTGATCAGGATGTCGAGGGGGCCCTGGGCGGCGACCGAGTCGGCGAGGGCGATCACCTGGGCGGGGTCGCGCAGGTCGATCCCGACGATCCGCAGCCGGTGCAGCCAGTCCCCGCTGTCCGGCATCGCCGCGAACCGGCGGACCGCGTCGTGCGGGAACCGCGTCGTCACCGTGGTGTGCGCCCCGTCGCGCAGCAGCCGCAGCGCGATGTACATGCCGATCTTCGCCCGGCCGCCGGTCAGCAGCGCCCGCCGACCGGTCAGGTCGGTACGGGCGTCGCGGCGCTCCCGGTTGAGCGCGGCGCAGGACGGGCAGAGCTGGTGGTAGAAGGCGTCCACCTCGTGGTAGCGCTGCTTGCAGACGTAGCAGCCGCGCGGGTTGTGCAGGAACCCGGCGGTGGCGCCGGCGGTGGGGGAGGCGAGCGGGATGCCCTGGGTCTCGTCGTCGATCCGGCCCGGGGCGCCGGTGGCGGTGGCCTCCGTCACCGCCCGGTCGGCTGCCGCGACGGCGTCCCGCCGCTCCTCGCGCCGGCGCTGCTTGATCACCTTGTAGAGCTTCGCGGTGGCCCGCTGCATCCGCACCACGTCGGGGTGGTCCGACGGCAGCTCCTCCAGCGCGGCGAAGACGCCGAGACAGGTCTCCAACAGGTCGGGATCGATGCCCGGTCGACCTACCCCGGTCGCGTTGTCCGTAGTCATTCCGTCGCTGTCCGTTCCGTTCCCTGCGCCGGAGCTGCCGGCCCACCCATATCCGACCCGGAACTGTACGCACGTCACGGCCCCGGACGCACCCCGCCTCCGACCGGGGCGGCGGGGTGGCGGCGCGGGTCAGCGCAGCCCGGCGAAGAGGTCGTCCTCCGGCGTCGGCGCGCCGGTGGTGTCCCGGACCCGGACGAAGGTCTCCACGCCCATCAGCTCGGTGAACCGGTCCCGCCCCAGTTGCAGGAAGAAGATATTCTCGCTCTGGCTGGCGTGGGTGGCGAGCGCGTCGAACTTCTGCCCGCCGTACTCGCTCGTGTCGACCCAGGTGGTGATCTCCTCGTCGGGCAGGCCGAGCGGTGGCCCCTCCGGCGTCGACTCGGCGTCCGGGTCGGCCCACTCGACGCCCAGCTCCCGCATGACCCGACCGAACTCCGCGAACGCCGTCCGGGGCACGGTGGTCCAGTAGACCTTCGCGGGGATCTGCGTCCGCGCCACCGCGGCCATGGTGATCCGGTGCGCCTGGATGTGGTCCGGGTGGCCGTAGAAGCCGTTCTCGTCGTAGGTCACCACGACGTCCGGCCGGTACCGCTCGATCAGCTCCGCCAGCCGGGCCGCCGCCTCGTCGACCGGGGTGGTCCAGAACGCGCCGGGCAGCTCGTTGGTCGCCCAGCCCATCATCCCGGAGTCGGCGTACCCCAGGGTCTCCAGGTGGGTGACCTTCAGCGCGGCGCAGCTGGCCTCCAGCTCGGCCTGGCGCATCGCCACCACGGCGGCCGGGTCGTGCGCCGGGTCG
This genomic interval from Micromonospora sp. CCTCC AA 2012012 contains the following:
- a CDS encoding glycoside hydrolase family 26 protein, which produces MARLTVPRVSLALIGALLLTYAFAIAPRTTSWGRGPTPTDRAVTAAPSPTPTPRRELFPPAGKAFVGVMTEQGPYDFAAVDSFTAAARHQPQVMLFSSGWASDTFDRALFDRIRDRGMLPMLGWEPWDYQLDQTARKKKMAARTIDRLRADQPRYQLADIARGDFDDYLLSWAEGIRSLGYPVAIRFAHEMNGDWYPWCEMVNGNQPGDYVRAWRHVHNLFRDVGADNVIWVWSPNARWSGSKQKLADLYPGDDYVDWAGVSGYYGTGVFSAYRSFDDIFDETLKEIRTFTHKPLVITETGASDGKGRKAEWIRETFRALPRHRDIIGLIWFEVDKELDWRIVSSPTVADSFARGVADPRYQFPWSPQMVPRTELDD
- a CDS encoding glycosyltransferase family 39 protein, with the protein product MMDAETMVLPRLGVAELRVEDPWGEDHGAVPARPVADSRWWRPAPWLLPALLMGALGLLGAGRPGLRAEELTTWERAASSWPDAWSALRGEDVTVAPYHLLVRAWAAAFGSSDLALRGPSILAMTVAAALVGALAARMFTPRTGVVAGLLFALLPTSTRYAQEAQPYAVTLLLAVLATSLLVPAVERPGFRRFAAYGAAVAVLGLGNVVVGALLLAAHGWIVCAFRRRVAVRWLIAASVGALPAAALVRFASQHGAPIALAARPSLAALAATPGELFGVAALGGVLLALALFSLPLRRTAALHTAGALVPPLVLLLVAQVAPVWRPQWLLVTLPAWATLGAVALARTRVPWSAGVLAAVALIGAPVQVAVREPDGHQQATRQLAEIIGERLRPGDGVVYASTSVPGGRTALARYLPADHRPVDVLANGAPTGDRHRATPGCTDAARCLWGVRRLWVIGPGTRPDPVDAVGGSAERLLRTRYEVSQVWRPTGFTLALLVDERTDL
- a CDS encoding glycosyltransferase family 2 protein — protein: MGIVADTRPSRPATQETSGGGPTALTSAPPSSGPQPDRRQRNIRARLAYAKCGATAGPLVAPRHPRAPVEFRHVLSPAARLMLTLLVLVNSAAGLLLIGWLLLPAHVPGAGVVGFGGWQTTAARIGFCVVVGVELIRLAQNVVVWVFAFHARDPVPVDPPVGLRVALLTTIVPSKEPLDVAERTLRRMTQIVYCGRVDVWILDEGDDPAVRAMAARLGVRHFSRKGRPEYNQPSGEFRARTKSGNHNAWRAEHEHHYDVVANVDPDHVPLPNFLERTLGYFRDPDVAFVVTPQVYGNMHQNVVAHGASVQQYLYNGLIARGGNGLDAPLLTGTGHLYRPTAWRTIGGYQDSIIEDHLTSIRIHAAANPETGNQWKGVYTPDVVAIGEGPTSWADYFNQQKRWAAGICEILVRPDLRAPRELRSRRRWHYRLLQFYYPSVAVSLLLGNLATALYLLTGVSSAQLDVTVWGVLWGSSIGAWFLLWLWLRRFNIAPHEREEIGLVGMALALFAGPIYVAAGVGALLRRKLGFVVTAKGKLRTTESLGTFRLHFCWAAFAAALLGASFLLHTDYTLLRAWPLLTLLTGLGPPLIALASRLAAGREEEADPAEAAVPVGSGARQTRRSLVTAERGVPWRG
- a CDS encoding nitronate monooxygenase; this encodes MSVLSNLTCPIVAAPMAGGPSTPALAAAVSAAGGLGFLAAGMIDTDRLVADVAEVRARTDHPFGVNVFLPPADAVDEAALGAYADRLRPEADRRGVTLGEPAGGDDGYPGKVAALLADPVPVVSFAFGLPDAATVAALRERGTEVWATVTRPDAALAAARLGVDAVVVQGTEAGGHRGGLPDDDDYALLPLLRLVAADCDRPLVAAGGVADGPGLAAVLAAGAAAAQLGTAFLRCPEAGTTPMHRAAVAGTTPTALTRAFTGKRARAVVNDFLRRHEPSAPAGYPQVLHLTRPLLAAARRDGDVTTANLWAGQAHPLSSELPAADLVARLTADARSALTAAADRAAHWA
- a CDS encoding sensor histidine kinase; the encoded protein is MGWLGRLFDARDTLARLLLLDLSGVGYLVFGTQAGRPPTGPQWLLAAVAFTVALVLHRRPLVNLVAQTALLALAIGVLDDTTINQVGASWALLEVAMWAHRRRTIWLAAGLLAAVDLADSIGDPVRRFLSGVFGLVVAVGVPLLLGLVIRTTRELGRQAAQRAAEEQRRRESENRAARADERSAIARELHDVVAHHVASMVLRVGVARHVLTDLDPRVEAVFDDVHGTGTAALADLRRLVAVLRDPDGVRGDAALTAIEPAALPAALDTAVDRARQAGVTVEADVDPAVGSLDAVRGLAVLRLTQEALTNVARHAGPAALARLSVSVVDGAVHWEVSDDGRGRMPAAAPSGGGHGLIGMRERVEVLGGRLAAGPAGAGWRVHTVLPAPATAPAPPGPPRSPVGPPAPRATTTGPPATEPA
- a CDS encoding response regulator transcription factor produces the protein MIRVLLVDDQHLIRAGLRMLCDAQPDLEVVGEADNGRDAISLAARLVPDVVVMDLRMPGVDGITATSRILADRPATRVLVLTTFGDDDHLYPALTAGACGFLLKDAPPGELLDGVRRAAGGDSPFSPEVLRRLVRRAVHARTETPRSVQGLTVREQDVLNLVAEGLSNLEIAERLHIGVTTVKTHITSLMAKTNSPNRVRLALFARG
- a CDS encoding ABA4-like family protein, giving the protein MTGALFTLTFAVAAPFWALMILLPHWSRTARIISSPLIVLPVLVIYAMLVLPAIGDVLPAVASPSLDGIRRLLGTTDGTAAAWAHMIAFDLFVGRWAWLDSRDRGVPALVTAPVLLLTILLGPLGLAAYLAVRTRWPRPAATAGAEPQRLG